From one Gemmatimonadaceae bacterium genomic stretch:
- a CDS encoding DVUA0089 family protein, with protein MNATTGATVQTVTAGVGGTFGFTGLPDGPYWVFAGVDEYSDGIFGVPMRPWGALGSAAAPTSVVVDGAGLYAANFALAGASELEPNDTPEGSDELLPDGYMIGTFSGANDVDFFRLRIRVVSNYLIEAVGHVGACGWAVEADPILTLFTAGGTQLSSNDDIDYDNNDYCSRLSGTLPVGDYLVRLSGYGSGRYAVSVRRQ; from the coding sequence GTGAACGCCACGACCGGCGCGACCGTGCAAACGGTGACGGCCGGAGTTGGTGGGACGTTCGGGTTCACAGGACTTCCCGACGGTCCATACTGGGTGTTCGCAGGCGTCGACGAGTACAGCGACGGAATTTTCGGGGTGCCAATGCGACCGTGGGGAGCACTGGGTTCTGCTGCAGCGCCGACATCGGTGGTGGTGGATGGTGCAGGACTGTATGCGGCCAACTTCGCCCTGGCTGGCGCCTCGGAATTGGAGCCCAACGACACGCCGGAAGGTTCCGACGAGTTGCTCCCGGATGGTTACATGATCGGAACGTTTTCGGGTGCGAACGATGTCGACTTCTTTCGGTTGCGTATTCGCGTGGTCAGCAACTACCTCATTGAAGCGGTCGGGCATGTCGGCGCCTGTGGCTGGGCGGTGGAGGCCGATCCCATCCTGACACTCTTCACGGCGGGCGGCACACAGTTGAGTTCGAACGATGACATCGATTACGACAACAACGACTATTGCTCTCGCCTCTCAGGAACGTTGCCTGTCGGTGACTATCTGGTGCGACTGAGCGGCTACGGGTCCGGTCGCTATGCGGTGAGTGTGCGACGGCAGTAG